The following are from one region of the Bacteroidota bacterium genome:
- a CDS encoding right-handed parallel beta-helix repeat-containing protein, translating to MKKIFILCTAVICCLVTLASRSQSTVSFGTSNMVPADFAGFNGSNTIRTDMDFPYIDTDWLVDSVRQMAPGNLRFPPGSLANYWDWRIGHVQRAEDLPHGEEYAFDYGTMKYKDNTFDRFKGFVDRNGVSPIFVMNVLNSSKYYQTACLYYLRNLNLPLKYIEFGNELYNEHSSFMSNFPDAFAYARRCNEYATYMKSQPGMGNIKVAVVGATSRSNQPAYSRRNTWTQLVCDSLDNSVDAVTLHHYIGANVNGEQLSMSNINRFFASPFVAFDDLSPELASIKGAGKEAWLTETNIYDRTVCVNGSFAHGLLVGTLLLTMNEDPTITKYCAHSMVGNGTWAMIYNDTTGLTMESYYYPNSPCLGGEPKTLPHHFSPAGSVVKMIGQSVRNATTRRKLTFPGVPKLSSDYNYDVVYGWYFDGPLAGNAVIMNLSGQPQVITIPSNTWNLTGGVYEHLSAGPGGLLDLVTKNPSLNPSIGGMKSSGVLAATQSITLPPYSATRIYKKKNTGLVLSVGSTKICSGTQTSIVAEGGNSFTFSGAGITGYLSDNVAVFSATSTTTKNYTVTVTNNFGVTASTVITVYPKPVLNILTPPTVICGAGQPVNLKATLTGGNSALLKKFIWTPSENINAPDAANCIVYPTRSTTYTVFATDGQCFSAYDSVRVDIINEHEESINIEACTDQLPYQINLDFAKPGFTYKWFINSTQVNTGTYLNANPSVAKTVYTIKIVNNNDASCVDSMEITFNTYKCCTSNTPLLTIAPGSRISAVCELFKDYCTTSGIGFADGKMVENISANIVINGTLYIDRNYTFINCPNIRFAEGAKIEIIEGPFKLDFEKCSLRLAGCATKMWGGIVTNEYNQEITLNDSYICDATSAITCKNDPNLFINNTTFDANYISMTLVDNEGTLKGIIENSRFTQTRPLIAPYANKKTFAHFKLTNVANFVLGNNFGLPNKIENAEFGVYGENATVTAYNNHFNNIRSSDISKEYLASCIFIKNLNGYGNINDYNQLWPMFSVNAGHRNLQPEYGNKFSNCRNGIYVINAALNVYANEFTNCRRSIKSVGSMLKKNYIQSNTMTNSFASIDFVYNKGSEINIVGNFITTNNATTLDQTFFGMRVSDDPLSPSNTAILGNTIFSFGTYGIWIQNSRLADVIDNKIYMSHPTAIRESYGIYLENADSIDVDCNLIKGNGTSTALMENKTGITISMAPLTRAL from the coding sequence ATGAAGAAAATTTTTATCTTATGTACGGCAGTGATTTGTTGCCTTGTCACATTAGCAAGTCGGTCGCAAAGTACAGTTTCGTTTGGCACCTCCAATATGGTACCAGCTGACTTTGCCGGTTTTAATGGTAGTAATACTATTCGTACCGATATGGATTTTCCATATATAGATACAGACTGGTTGGTTGATTCAGTGAGGCAAATGGCTCCGGGCAACTTACGTTTCCCTCCAGGTAGTCTTGCCAATTATTGGGATTGGCGCATAGGTCATGTTCAACGTGCCGAAGATTTGCCTCATGGCGAAGAATATGCTTTCGACTATGGCACCATGAAATATAAGGACAATACGTTTGACCGCTTTAAAGGATTTGTTGATCGCAATGGTGTGTCACCCATATTTGTGATGAACGTATTAAATAGCAGCAAATACTACCAAACAGCTTGCTTGTATTATTTGCGCAATCTTAATCTGCCACTAAAATATATTGAATTTGGCAATGAGCTGTACAATGAACACAGTTCTTTTATGAGCAATTTTCCTGATGCTTTTGCTTATGCACGCAGATGCAATGAATACGCAACGTATATGAAAAGCCAACCGGGAATGGGTAACATTAAGGTGGCAGTAGTTGGTGCAACAAGCCGCAGCAATCAGCCTGCATACAGCCGCAGAAATACATGGACACAGCTAGTTTGTGATAGTCTTGATAATTCAGTTGATGCAGTAACCTTGCATCATTATATTGGAGCAAATGTAAATGGAGAGCAATTATCCATGAGCAATATCAATCGTTTTTTTGCCTCACCCTTTGTTGCCTTTGATGATCTATCACCAGAATTGGCTTCAATAAAAGGAGCAGGTAAAGAGGCCTGGTTAACAGAGACAAATATCTACGATCGAACGGTTTGCGTTAATGGTTCTTTTGCACATGGCCTATTAGTTGGAACTTTACTGCTTACTATGAACGAAGATCCCACTATTACAAAATACTGCGCCCACTCAATGGTTGGCAACGGCACCTGGGCAATGATCTATAACGATACTACAGGCCTTACCATGGAATCTTATTATTACCCCAATTCGCCATGCCTTGGAGGTGAACCTAAAACACTACCTCATCATTTTAGCCCGGCAGGTAGTGTTGTTAAGATGATTGGTCAAAGTGTGCGCAATGCTACTACACGCAGAAAACTAACTTTTCCTGGAGTTCCCAAATTATCAAGCGACTATAATTACGATGTAGTGTACGGTTGGTATTTTGATGGTCCACTTGCCGGCAATGCCGTTATAATGAACCTTAGTGGTCAACCACAGGTTATTACCATTCCATCAAACACTTGGAATTTAACAGGGGGAGTATACGAACACTTATCTGCCGGACCGGGAGGCTTGTTAGATTTGGTTACAAAAAATCCTTCGCTTAACCCATCCATCGGAGGCATGAAATCGTCAGGTGTATTGGCTGCCACACAATCAATTACCCTTCCACCGTATTCAGCAACCAGAATTTATAAGAAGAAAAACACAGGGTTAGTACTTTCAGTTGGCTCAACAAAAATTTGTTCAGGAACACAAACAAGTATCGTTGCCGAAGGTGGCAATTCTTTTACTTTTTCGGGTGCTGGAATAACAGGATACCTCTCTGATAATGTTGCTGTTTTCAGCGCAACTTCTACTACCACCAAAAACTATACAGTTACCGTTACAAATAACTTTGGTGTAACCGCATCAACCGTAATTACCGTGTATCCAAAACCTGTATTAAACATTTTAACACCACCAACAGTTATTTGCGGGGCAGGACAACCGGTAAATCTTAAGGCTACACTTACAGGAGGCAATTCAGCGCTGCTAAAAAAGTTTATCTGGACACCCTCTGAGAATATAAACGCTCCCGATGCTGCCAATTGTATCGTATATCCTACCCGATCAACAACGTATACCGTATTTGCTACAGACGGACAATGTTTTTCGGCTTACGATTCTGTTAGGGTAGATATCATTAATGAGCATGAAGAGTCAATAAATATTGAAGCATGTACCGATCAGTTGCCTTACCAAATTAATCTTGACTTTGCTAAACCCGGATTTACTTACAAGTGGTTTATTAATAGCACTCAAGTTAATACAGGCACTTACCTTAATGCTAACCCTTCGGTTGCCAAAACGGTTTATACAATAAAAATAGTAAACAATAACGATGCAAGTTGTGTAGACAGTATGGAAATCACTTTTAATACCTATAAATGCTGCACATCTAATACACCACTGCTTACGATAGCGCCAGGTTCGCGCATTTCTGCAGTATGCGAATTATTCAAAGACTATTGCACCACTAGCGGAATTGGATTTGCTGATGGAAAAATGGTTGAAAACATATCTGCTAATATTGTAATAAATGGCACCTTGTACATTGACCGGAATTATACTTTTATCAACTGTCCTAATATTCGATTTGCCGAAGGTGCAAAAATTGAAATCATTGAAGGCCCCTTTAAACTCGATTTTGAAAAATGCTCGCTCCGACTTGCCGGTTGTGCCACCAAAATGTGGGGAGGCATTGTTACAAACGAATATAATCAGGAAATAACACTAAATGACAGTTATATATGTGATGCTACTTCGGCTATAACTTGCAAAAATGACCCTAACCTGTTTATCAACAACACTACCTTCGATGCTAATTATATTAGTATGACTTTAGTTGATAACGAAGGTACCTTAAAAGGCATAATAGAAAATTCGCGATTTACACAAACAAGGCCTCTAATTGCTCCTTATGCAAACAAGAAAACTTTTGCTCATTTCAAATTGACAAACGTTGCCAATTTTGTTCTTGGAAATAATTTTGGGTTGCCAAATAAAATTGAGAATGCAGAGTTTGGCGTTTATGGAGAAAATGCCACCGTTACAGCTTACAACAATCACTTTAATAATATTCGTTCGAGTGATATTAGTAAGGAATATCTTGCTTCATGTATTTTTATTAAAAACTTAAACGGATATGGCAACATAAATGACTATAATCAGCTATGGCCAATGTTTAGTGTAAATGCCGGGCATCGTAACCTGCAACCAGAATACGGAAACAAATTTAGCAATTGTCGCAATGGCATTTACGTTATAAATGCAGCATTAAATGTGTATGCTAATGAATTTACTAATTGCCGCAGATCAATAAAATCGGTTGGTAGTATGCTCAAGAAGAACTATATTCAAAGCAACACCATGACCAATAGCTTTGCGAGTATAGATTTCGTCTACAATAAAGGATCTGAAATAAATATAGTTGGCAATTTCATCACAACGAATAATGCCACAACGTTGGATCAAACATTTTTTGGAATGCGCGTATCTGATGATCCACTTTCGCCTTCGAATACTGCAATATTGGGCAATACGATTTTTAGTTTTGGAACCTATGGAATATGGATTCAAAATTCACGCCTTGCTGATGTGATAGATAATAAAATATACATGAGTCATCCAACTGCCATACGCGAGTCTTATGGTATCTATCTTGAAAATGCTGACTCGATAGATGTAGATTGTAACCTCATCAAAGGCAATGGTACCTCCACTGCGCTGATGGAAAATAAAACAGGCATCACAATATCTATGGCTCCACTTACACGTGCGTTGTAA
- the recA gene encoding recombinase RecA, whose protein sequence is MAATSEAKDNKEKLKALQLTIDKLEKTYGKGTIMRLGDNVIEPIEAISTRSIGLDIALGIGGLPKGRVVEIYGPESSGKTTLAIHCIAEVQSNGGIAAFIDAEHAFDRTYAQKLGVDIENLLISQPDNGEQALEIADNLIRSGAIDIIVIDSVAALTPKSEIEGEMGDSKMGLQARLMSQALRKLTGTINKTGCCCIFINQLREKIGVMFGNPETTTGGNALKFYASVRIDIRRIGQIKDGDNIVGNRTRVKIVKNKVAPPFRQTEFDIMYGEGISKVGEIVDLGVECNIVKKSGSWFSYGETKLGQGRDGVKQLMHDNPELSNEIEAKIRENLALAEGSPEE, encoded by the coding sequence ATGGCAGCAACTAGCGAAGCAAAAGATAACAAGGAAAAATTAAAAGCCTTACAACTAACCATTGATAAATTAGAAAAGACATATGGCAAGGGCACCATCATGCGCCTGGGAGATAACGTGATTGAACCCATAGAGGCCATAAGCACGCGCAGTATCGGTTTGGATATTGCTTTAGGAATTGGAGGCTTGCCCAAAGGCCGGGTGGTTGAAATATACGGACCTGAATCGAGCGGTAAAACAACATTAGCCATTCACTGTATTGCCGAAGTGCAAAGCAATGGTGGCATTGCCGCCTTTATTGATGCCGAGCATGCCTTCGACCGTACCTATGCTCAAAAGCTTGGGGTTGACATCGAAAACCTCTTAATCTCACAACCCGATAATGGAGAACAAGCCCTCGAAATAGCAGACAATCTAATTCGGTCGGGAGCCATTGATATTATTGTAATTGATTCTGTGGCAGCCCTCACACCTAAAAGCGAAATTGAAGGAGAAATGGGTGATAGCAAAATGGGATTGCAAGCACGACTTATGTCACAAGCCTTACGTAAACTTACTGGTACAATCAATAAAACTGGCTGCTGTTGTATATTTATTAATCAGCTTCGCGAAAAAATTGGTGTTATGTTTGGCAACCCCGAAACAACTACCGGTGGTAATGCACTAAAGTTTTATGCATCGGTGCGAATTGATATTCGCAGAATTGGGCAGATAAAAGATGGTGATAATATTGTAGGTAACCGCACACGCGTAAAAATTGTAAAGAATAAAGTGGCTCCACCTTTCAGGCAAACGGAGTTTGACATTATGTATGGTGAAGGAATAAGTAAAGTAGGAGAGATAGTTGACCTGGGAGTAGAATGTAATATTGTAAAAAAGAGTGGCTCATGGTTTAGCTATGGCGAAACCAAACTAGGACAAGGCCGCGATGGAGTAAAACAATTGATGCACGACAATCCCGAACTATCAAATGAGATAGAAGCAAAGATTCGCGAAAATCTTGCACTTGCAGAAGGTAGCCCGGAAGAATAA
- a CDS encoding DUF1295 domain-containing protein, with protein sequence MALLHSMESEGNWLFKHRSYLPLILFILALPAVYLQPYATIFPLKATIISMVAVCLSILGAYIRAYTIGTTPKGTSGRNTAEQVAETLNSTGIYSMVRHPLYLGNYFMWIGIVLYTLNISFVIMVSLMYWLYYERIMFAEERFLEKKFGQRYLDWSLKVPAFIPAFANFVKPIVPFSFISVLRREYSGWLATAIGFVFVDVLRNLTVGVDYEIKAIPYQLIILLTFGLVALILKLIKKHTGLLLEEGRS encoded by the coding sequence ATGGCCTTATTGCATTCAATGGAGTCAGAGGGTAACTGGCTGTTTAAACATCGAAGTTACCTACCCCTAATTCTTTTTATATTAGCCTTACCGGCAGTATATTTACAACCCTATGCAACTATTTTTCCACTTAAAGCAACTATAATAAGTATGGTAGCTGTTTGCTTAAGTATACTTGGCGCGTACATACGTGCCTATACCATAGGCACCACTCCCAAAGGAACATCAGGCAGAAATACTGCGGAGCAAGTAGCCGAAACGCTCAACAGCACCGGTATTTATTCTATGGTCAGGCATCCTTTGTATTTAGGTAATTATTTTATGTGGATTGGCATCGTGCTTTACACGTTGAATATTTCTTTTGTAATAATGGTTAGCCTTATGTATTGGCTCTATTACGAACGTATCATGTTTGCCGAAGAAAGGTTTCTTGAAAAAAAGTTTGGACAACGCTATTTGGACTGGTCCCTTAAGGTGCCTGCTTTTATTCCGGCATTTGCCAATTTTGTAAAACCGATTGTTCCTTTTTCTTTTATTAGCGTTCTCAGGCGCGAATACTCTGGTTGGCTGGCAACCGCAATAGGCTTCGTTTTTGTTGATGTGTTACGTAACCTTACTGTTGGTGTCGATTATGAAATTAAAGCTATTCCCTACCAACTAATTATACTTCTTACATTTGGTTTGGTTGCGCTTATTCTTAAATTAATAAAGAAACATACTGGCCTATTGCTAGAAGAAGGAAGATCCTGA
- a CDS encoding T9SS type A sorting domain-containing protein: MRCNTVDRLGKGIEFLGNCDNSQIRNNDIKFLDIGLSVGAKGVTGGTIGPQPLQKGQKPNSNLFLGKYIATNGYASGKGKFGYAATLSSHSDLAGEPGSENQFLSYEEDSLQIPFPNLAVGPGATSLMPGYSTKEPRICEATCASPNPEKIIPYAEQIDGQLLTQTLERIDAKLPYTDNQAITWYMKKNLLQILESNTGLMNGNNDLTSTYNLLNASNIRQFEEAEKLISKLSNWNGSQYGRSFILTQAEAMNDAIMPSNKIEKNEQIINRLTIETLKGNLESVLVNDKATIEQLAFACPYAEGNAVYKARAFYALLNEDKAYEDKQICNNRLPYTDIINFENIDVDVFPNPSKGLFYIKLLMEPKSNMMISIYNFTGQIVKTVPMTESMVAQIDMTNNSSGIYMYSISYDNKSITSGRFIIE, from the coding sequence GTGCGTTGTAATACTGTTGACCGACTAGGAAAGGGAATTGAATTTCTTGGCAATTGCGATAATTCGCAAATCCGAAATAACGATATCAAATTTTTGGATATTGGCTTAAGCGTTGGAGCAAAAGGAGTAACCGGTGGCACCATAGGACCACAGCCATTGCAAAAAGGACAAAAGCCAAACAGCAATTTATTTCTTGGAAAATATATAGCGACTAATGGCTATGCTTCAGGCAAAGGCAAATTTGGCTATGCAGCAACGTTAAGTTCGCACTCAGACCTTGCTGGCGAACCCGGTAGCGAAAATCAATTTCTTTCTTATGAAGAAGATTCATTGCAAATACCATTTCCAAATCTTGCCGTAGGACCGGGAGCAACTTCATTAATGCCGGGATATAGCACCAAGGAACCACGTATTTGTGAGGCTACCTGTGCATCACCAAATCCTGAAAAAATCATCCCTTATGCAGAGCAAATTGATGGCCAACTGTTAACGCAAACCCTTGAACGCATTGATGCTAAATTGCCTTATACCGATAATCAAGCTATTACCTGGTATATGAAAAAGAATTTACTTCAGATACTTGAAAGCAATACAGGCTTAATGAATGGAAACAACGATCTTACAAGCACTTACAATTTATTGAATGCTTCTAATATCCGTCAATTTGAAGAAGCTGAAAAGCTAATTTCGAAACTATCTAACTGGAATGGTTCGCAATATGGACGTAGTTTCATTTTAACGCAGGCAGAAGCAATGAATGATGCAATTATGCCTTCAAACAAAATTGAGAAAAACGAACAAATTATTAATCGCCTTACGATAGAAACGCTGAAAGGAAATTTGGAAAGTGTATTGGTTAATGATAAAGCAACCATAGAACAATTAGCATTTGCCTGCCCCTATGCTGAAGGCAATGCGGTGTACAAAGCACGTGCGTTTTATGCATTGCTCAACGAAGATAAGGCATACGAAGACAAGCAAATATGCAACAACCGTTTACCTTATACCGACATTATTAATTTTGAAAATATTGATGTAGATGTATTTCCAAATCCATCGAAAGGTTTGTTCTATATTAAGCTTTTGATGGAACCAAAGTCGAACATGATGATTAGCATTTACAACTTTACAGGGCAGATTGTAAAGACCGTACCAATGACCGAAAGTATGGTGGCACAAATAGATATGACCAATAATTCTTCAGGAATTTACATGTACAGCATATCGTATGATAATAAATCAATCACCAGCGGACGTTTTATCATTGAATAA
- a CDS encoding acetyl-CoA C-acyltransferase → MNAYIVAATRSAVGKAPKGKLKSTRPDDLGAYILKKLIEKTPGLDKSLIEDVIVGNATPEAEQGLNIGRMIALMGLDTVKVPGMTVNRYCSSGLETIAIAAAKINSNMAQCIVAGGVECMSPIPFGGWRITPNLEVAKQHPDYYWNMGLTAEAVASEYGIARDAQDEFSFHSHLKATQAINSGKFKDEITPYTINETYLDENEKKKTRQLLFDTDEGPRADTSIEKLSSLKPVFANNGSITAGNSSQTSDGAAFIMLMSEAMVKQLGITPIARFVSYAVAGVEPRIMGIGPVDAIPRALKMAGLKQDQIDLIELNEAFAAQSLAVISSLGLDAALINVNGGAIALGHPLGCSGAKLSVQLLYEMKRRNNKYGMVTMCVGTGQGAAGIFEML, encoded by the coding sequence ATGAATGCATATATAGTAGCTGCCACACGCAGCGCAGTAGGCAAGGCACCTAAGGGAAAATTAAAAAGTACACGCCCCGATGATCTGGGAGCATACATTCTCAAAAAATTAATTGAGAAAACCCCCGGACTTGATAAAAGTCTAATTGAGGATGTTATAGTTGGTAATGCCACCCCCGAAGCGGAGCAAGGTTTAAATATAGGTCGTATGATTGCGCTTATGGGACTTGATACCGTAAAAGTTCCCGGTATGACCGTTAACCGATATTGCTCATCTGGATTAGAAACCATTGCCATAGCTGCAGCTAAAATTAACAGTAATATGGCACAATGTATTGTGGCAGGTGGGGTAGAGTGTATGAGCCCCATACCTTTTGGTGGTTGGCGTATTACGCCAAATTTGGAAGTTGCTAAGCAACATCCTGACTATTACTGGAATATGGGACTTACTGCAGAAGCTGTGGCGTCTGAATATGGCATTGCACGCGATGCACAGGACGAGTTTTCTTTTCATTCGCATTTGAAAGCTACACAGGCAATCAATTCCGGAAAATTCAAAGATGAAATAACACCCTATACCATCAATGAAACCTATCTTGATGAAAATGAAAAAAAGAAAACGCGTCAGTTACTATTTGATACCGATGAAGGTCCGCGGGCTGATACAAGTATTGAAAAGCTTAGTAGCCTTAAACCCGTGTTTGCAAATAATGGAAGCATTACGGCAGGCAATTCATCGCAAACCAGCGATGGCGCTGCATTTATCATGCTTATGAGCGAGGCCATGGTAAAGCAACTTGGCATTACACCCATTGCACGTTTTGTGTCCTATGCAGTAGCTGGGGTAGAGCCACGTATAATGGGCATTGGGCCGGTAGATGCCATACCACGGGCGCTAAAGATGGCGGGCCTTAAGCAAGACCAAATTGACCTTATTGAACTTAACGAAGCTTTTGCTGCGCAGTCGTTGGCTGTAATAAGTTCACTGGGCTTAGATGCCGCGCTTATCAACGTTAATGGAGGAGCTATTGCCTTGGGGCATCCCCTTGGGTGTAGTGGTGCCAAATTAAGTGTGCAACTACTGTACGAAATGAAACGCAGAAACAATAAATACGGCATGGTTACCATGTGCGTGGGAACAGGCCAGGGTGCTGCAGGAATATTCGAGATGTTGTAG
- a CDS encoding tetratricopeptide repeat protein: protein MNSSGKTLIKALIVTSLAGACTNPKADDKAPLTTKPAMLRDSVQKYLDAKIVEDTTVADSYFQRARYYIANRKYTLAHNDMVKAIEIDSANAQYYHLIGDLFMFEKEAFKARISYQKALDLKPESTEILFKLAQLLFYGQDYKPALDYVATIERLKPGDVNAMFLRGLIYKDKKDFANAKRAFLRCTEIKKDHYDSFIQLGILHGENKEKIALSYYDAALRIKANSEEAVYGKAMLYQNTNYLDEAIKEYSTLMKINPGNKNAYFNTGYIHLVKLREYNEAIDYFGRAINCDSMYFEAYYNRGYSYEMRGDIGAARKDYLKAIDINPAYKMPREGLKRVGK, encoded by the coding sequence ATGAATAGTTCGGGCAAAACACTTATAAAGGCATTAATTGTAACCTCACTGGCCGGTGCATGCACAAACCCAAAAGCTGACGACAAGGCGCCATTAACTACCAAGCCTGCTATGTTACGCGATTCGGTGCAAAAGTATCTTGATGCAAAAATTGTGGAAGATACTACCGTTGCCGATTCCTATTTTCAACGAGCAAGGTATTATATTGCCAATCGTAAGTACACACTCGCGCATAACGATATGGTGAAGGCTATTGAGATTGACTCTGCCAACGCACAGTATTATCATTTGATTGGCGATTTGTTTATGTTTGAGAAGGAAGCATTTAAAGCACGCATATCTTATCAAAAAGCGCTTGACTTGAAACCCGAAAGTACGGAGATACTTTTTAAACTTGCTCAATTACTTTTTTACGGGCAAGACTATAAACCAGCACTCGACTATGTTGCTACTATCGAAAGGTTGAAGCCGGGTGATGTGAATGCCATGTTTTTAAGAGGCCTTATTTATAAAGACAAAAAAGATTTTGCCAATGCCAAGAGAGCTTTCTTGCGCTGTACAGAAATCAAAAAAGATCATTATGATTCTTTTATTCAACTGGGAATTTTACATGGAGAAAATAAAGAGAAGATAGCGCTTAGTTATTATGATGCCGCCTTACGAATTAAAGCGAACAGCGAAGAAGCAGTTTATGGTAAGGCCATGCTATATCAGAATACCAATTATCTGGATGAGGCAATAAAGGAATACTCTACACTTATGAAAATAAACCCGGGCAATAAAAATGCATATTTTAATACCGGTTATATTCATCTTGTAAAGCTAAGAGAATACAACGAAGCAATAGATTATTTTGGGCGTGCTATTAATTGCGACAGCATGTACTTTGAAGCATATTATAATCGTGGTTATAGCTATGAAATGCGAGGCGATATAGGGGCAGCACGTAAGGATTATTTAAAGGCAATAGATATAAATCCGGCATATAAAATGCCACGCGAAGGACTTAAACGCGTAGGGAAATAA
- a CDS encoding toxin-antitoxin system YwqK family antitoxin, translating into MKNFKVAVLYFFACGLLALPLLVWAQEEIKPQYASGKNRKHRNKIDELGQKQGSWKFFNAMGSLMSENEYLNNQKHGISRTYYPYEKVMEETEYQYGVKEGEYKKYYYSGQAALEGTYAAGKKEEKWTKYYSDGSVAWEGTYKRGVRDGEWKYYDRKGNVISTTSYKNGVDVAVSKAEDDKKKADEAKKKKAAGGKNPNDSIKPKVPVPVPAPAGGTTSPASTTSAPVSPK; encoded by the coding sequence ATGAAAAATTTCAAAGTAGCCGTCCTTTATTTTTTTGCCTGCGGGTTATTAGCTCTTCCATTACTCGTATGGGCGCAAGAAGAAATAAAGCCTCAATATGCCTCAGGTAAAAACCGCAAGCACCGAAACAAAATAGACGAGTTAGGCCAAAAGCAGGGATCGTGGAAGTTTTTCAACGCAATGGGTTCGCTTATGAGCGAAAACGAATATCTCAATAATCAAAAGCATGGCATTTCGCGCACTTACTATCCGTACGAAAAGGTAATGGAAGAAACCGAGTATCAGTATGGAGTGAAGGAAGGGGAGTATAAAAAGTATTATTACAGCGGACAAGCAGCACTTGAGGGTACTTATGCTGCAGGAAAAAAGGAAGAGAAATGGACAAAATATTATAGCGATGGAAGTGTAGCATGGGAAGGCACGTACAAGCGTGGCGTGCGTGATGGCGAATGGAAGTATTATGATCGTAAGGGAAATGTTATTTCTACCACCTCTTATAAAAATGGAGTTGATGTTGCGGTATCAAAGGCTGAAGACGACAAAAAGAAAGCAGACGAAGCAAAGAAGAAGAAGGCAGCTGGAGGTAAAAATCCTAACGATTCCATAAAGCCCAAAGTGCCTGTGCCTGTTCCTGCCCCGGCAGGTGGCACTACTAGTCCTGCCTCAACTACTTCGGCTCCGGTAAGTCCAAAATAA